One genomic region from Capra hircus breed San Clemente chromosome 6, ASM170441v1, whole genome shotgun sequence encodes:
- the ZAR1 gene encoding zygote arrest protein 1 produces MAALGDVVLDGYLYPACALYSYRCLYPAAAAKGKSGADEGGWRPRGGGYPPVSSSSDGAASSSFPGHGQLAAAEYVHSYHRAQLMALLSQVGPRRVSTRDAAVQVNPCRDVSVQCSLGRRTLGRRAREFGPSPDPEGAADAGGSCPASPQRASKGREQDSPPSRAPRRVRFLRTLAVYSPVTSRCLATLLEGAEAAAGQQRPGEPEAEREPPPARPRGPEAGDGSASKVSQRLQPEEDEAQAAVPASREQPPPVAKVPDAAGERSSPRSPQLGKERLRFQFLEQKYGYYHCKDCNIRWESAYVWCVQGTNKVYYKQFCRTCQKSYNPYRVEDITCQNCKQTRCSCPVKLRHVDPKRPHRQDLCGRCKGKRLSCDSTFSFKYII; encoded by the exons ATGGCTGCCCTGGGGGACGTCGTCCTGGATGGTTACCTGTACCCGGCGTGCGCCCTCTACTCGTACCGGTGCCTCTACCCGGCCGCCGCCGCTAAGGGAAAAAGCGGGGCGGACGAGGGTGGCTGGCGACCCCGGGGCGGGGGCTACcctcccgtttcctcctcctctgaCGGCGCGGCCTCGTCGTCGTTCCCCGGCCACGGGCAGCTGGCGGCCGCCGAGTACGTCCACAGCTACCACCGCGCGCAGCTCATGGCCCTGCTGTCGCAGGTGGGCCCCCGCCGGGTCAGCACTCGGGATGCGGCGGTGCAGGTGAACCCGTGCCGCGACGTATCGGTGCAGTGCTCGCTGGGGCGGCGGACGCTGGGGCGCAGGGCCCGCGAGTTCGGTCCGAGTCCGGATCCCGAGGGCGCGGCGGACGCGGGCGGCAGCTGCCCGGCCTCCCCGCAGCGCGCCAGCAAGGGCCGGGAGCAGGACAGCCCGCCGAGCCGCGCCCCGCGGCGCGTGCGTTTCCTGCGCACCTTGGCCGTGTACTCGCCCGTGACCTCCCGCTGCCTAGCCACCCTCCTGGAGGGGGCTGAGGCCGCGGCGGGCCAGCAGAGGCCCGGGGAGCCGGAGGCTGAGCGAGAGCCGCCACCTGCGAGGCCCCGAGGCCCCGAGGCGGGAGACGGGTCGGCGAGCAAGGTGTCCCAGCGGCTGCAGCCTGAGGAGGACGAGGCCCAGGCCGCAGTACCGGCGAGCCGCGAGCAGCCCCCGCCCGTTGCCAAGGTCCCGGACGCCGCTGGCGAGAGATCGTCGCCCCGGAGCCCCCAGCTGGGCAAAGAGCGCCTGCGCTTCCAG TTCTTAGAGCAGAAGTATGGCTACTATCACTGCAAGGACTGCAATATCCGCTGGGAAAGTGCCTATGTGTGGTGTGTACAAGGCACTAACAAG GTTTACTATAAGCAGTTTTGCCGAACATGCCAGAAGTCTTATAACCCTTACCGAGTGGAGGATATCACCTGCCAA aactGTAAACAGACTAGATGCTCCTGCCCAGTGAAACTTCGCCATGTGGACCCCAAAAGGCCCCACCGTCAAGATTTGTGTGGGAGATGCAAAGGCAAACGCCTATCCTGTGACAGCACTTTCAGTTTCAAATATATCATTTAA
- the SLC10A4 gene encoding sodium/bile acid cotransporter 4 produces the protein MDSTGNSTLLFGTDNATLLFGTDNATLFFGQSTLLPDNYTLSPTASSLSPGPDAPLTPASSAGPGPVLSVAPGPGVSFSPGPTPTPAPTAGSFAGGAGGPSPTLFARPEAAHEPPFWDTPLNHGLNVLVGAALCITMLGLGCTVDGNHFGAHVRRPVGALLAALCQFGFLPLLAFLLALAFSLDGSAAVAVLLCGCCPGGNLSNLMSLLVDGDMNLSIIMTISSTLLALVLMPLCLWIYSRPWIDTPLVQLLPIGTVILTLCSTLIPIGLGVFIRYRYSRVADYIVKISLWSLLMTLVVLFILTGTMLGPELLASIPAAVYVVAIFMPLAGYASGYGLATLFHLPPNCKRTVSLETGSQNVQLCTAILKLAFPPQNIGSMYMFPLLYALFQSAEAGIFVLIYKMYGSGVLHKQDPLEDEDTDISYKKLKEEEMADTSYGTVTADNLIMMETTQTSL, from the exons ATGGACAGCACCGGCAACTCCACCCTGCTCTTCGGCACCGACAACGCCACCCTGCTCTTCGGCACCGACAACGCCACCCTGTTCTTCGGCCAGTCCACGCTGCTCCCGGACAATTACACCTTGTCGCCCACCGCCAGCAGCCTGAGTCCCGGCCCGGACGCACCCCTCACACCGGCCTCCAGCGCCGGCCCCGGCCCCGTGCTCAGTGTGGCACCCGGGCCCGGAGTCAGTTTCAGCCCCGGCCCCACTCCGACCCCGGCGCCGACGGCCGGCAGCTTCGCGGGCGGGGCGGGTGGCCCAAGCCCGACCCTGTTCGCTCGGCCCGAGGCGGCCCACGAGCCCCCGTTCTGGGACACGCCGCTGAACCACGGGCTGAACGTGTTGGTGGGCGCCGCCCTGTGCATCACCATGCTGGGCCTGGGCTGCACGGTGGACGGGAACCATTTCGGGGCTCACGTCCGCCGGCCGGTGGGCGCGCTGCTGGCCGCGCTCTGCCAGTTCGGCTTCCTGCCGCTGCTGGCCTTCTTGCTGGCGCTCGCCTTCTCCCTGGACGGCTCGGCCGCCGTGGCGGTGCTCCTATGTGGCTGCTGTCCCGGGGGGAATCTCTCCAACCTCATGTCTCTGCTCGTGGACGGCGACATGAACCTCAG CATCATCATGACCATCTCCTCCACTCTCCTGGCCCTGGTCTTGATGCCTCTGTGCCTGTGGATCTACAGCCGGCCTTGGATCGACACTCCCCTGGTGCAGTTACTACCCATAGGGACAGTGATCCTGACCCTCTGCAGCACTCTCATCCCCATCGGTTTAGGCGTCTTCATTCGCTACAGATACAGCCGGGTGGCTGACTACATTGTGAAG ATTTCCCTCTGGTCTCTGCTAATGACGCTGGTGGTCCTTTTCATATTGACCGGCACTATGCTAGGACCCGAACTGTTGGCCAGTATTCCAGCAGCTGTTTACGTGGTAGCGATTTTTATGCCTTTGGCAGGCTATGCCTCAGGCTACGGCTTAGCTACTCTCTTCCATCTTCCGCCCAACTGCAAGAGGACGGTGAGCCTGGAAACAGGGAGCCAAAATGTGCAGCTCTGTACCGCCATCCTGAAACTGGCATTTCCACCACAAAACATAGGAAGTATGTACATGTTTCCCTTGCTTTATGCCCTTTTCCAGTCTGCGGAAGCagggatttttgttttaatatataaaatgtatggaAGCGGAGTACTGCACAAGCAAGATCCTCTAGAAGATGAAGATACAGATATTTCTtataagaaactgaaagaagaggaaatggcagacaCGTCCTATGGCACAGTGACAGCAGATAATTTAATTATGATGGAAACCACTCAGACTTCGCTCTAA